Proteins encoded in a region of the Methanobrevibacter millerae genome:
- a CDS encoding DEAD/DEAH box helicase, which yields MATYIKHPLIKKDSIESRLYQQVLAGDVLKKGNTMVVAPTALGKTIVAILVAADRLQKVKNSKVLILSPSKPLAIQHEASFKEFLTLPCSSITGAVKTDERVKRWEESRIISATPQTVESDLLNGRYDLSSVSLIVFDECHHGVGAYSYVYLASRYVKESNFNLILGLTASPGSDKTKIKEVCENLYIQNIVVKTENDRDVKPYFNPVTIDWVRIKMSEELDKINKSLEKALKIRLKTLKNMGILKTISVTKVDILKTRGRIQGEIARSTSPPKELFQVISILSAVINIQHAQELVETQGVHPFNKYIMRLRKKKTKAAKSLMNDPNFSRAVRLAHNAEKNGWEHPKLRTLAEILKKELGTGDGQTTLQTTRYGDKKDKKASKVIVFTQFRDTLEMIHEKLESEGIKSAKFFGQGTKDGEKGLTQKEQKEIIKAFRMGEYDVLISTSVAEEGIDIPAVDLVVLYEPVPSEVRMIQRRGRTGRKRTGRVKVLITNGTRDEGYYWSSVRKENNMKNQLIDPNVLKELNESAVARMDNEKRVKVIDKPKEEKLPLVYADSREGNSKVIRYLSQMEMDVKVQSMAVADYQVSDEVAIERKTAKDFVSSMIDKRLFKQARELSEEFKRPLMILEGDDLYSGMVNPNAIRGTIASIALDFGISIIPTRDAQDTAAMIKRIAIREQSGEKANIQIRTDKKPVSLWEQQLFIVESLPSIGPVNAKNLLEHFGSVSDVFNASESELMEVEGIGKITAQSIRKVIDSKYLYFKKEIKEKKLL from the coding sequence ATGGCTACTTATATTAAACATCCTTTAATAAAAAAAGATTCTATTGAATCAAGATTATATCAGCAGGTTTTAGCGGGGGATGTTTTAAAAAAGGGAAACACCATGGTTGTTGCGCCAACCGCTTTGGGAAAGACTATTGTTGCGATATTGGTTGCAGCAGATAGGTTGCAAAAAGTTAAGAATTCTAAAGTTCTTATTTTATCTCCATCAAAGCCATTGGCCATTCAGCATGAAGCCAGCTTTAAGGAGTTTTTAACGCTTCCATGTTCATCAATTACTGGGGCTGTCAAAACCGATGAACGTGTTAAACGATGGGAAGAGTCAAGGATAATATCTGCAACACCTCAAACGGTAGAGTCAGATTTGTTGAATGGCAGGTATGATTTAAGCAGTGTTTCATTAATTGTTTTTGATGAATGTCACCATGGTGTCGGTGCATATTCTTATGTCTATTTGGCATCAAGATATGTTAAAGAATCCAATTTTAATCTAATATTGGGATTGACTGCTTCTCCGGGTTCTGATAAAACTAAAATCAAGGAAGTATGTGAAAACCTATACATTCAAAATATTGTGGTCAAGACTGAAAATGATCGTGATGTCAAGCCATATTTCAATCCTGTCACTATTGATTGGGTTAGAATCAAAATGAGTGAGGAACTGGATAAGATTAACAAATCTTTGGAAAAGGCTCTTAAAATCAGATTGAAGACTCTTAAGAATATGGGAATATTAAAAACGATTTCTGTTACTAAAGTTGATATATTAAAAACTCGTGGCCGCATTCAAGGAGAAATTGCAAGATCCACTTCTCCTCCAAAGGAATTGTTTCAGGTAATTTCCATTTTAAGTGCAGTTATCAATATTCAACATGCACAGGAGCTTGTTGAAACTCAAGGGGTCCATCCATTCAATAAGTATATTATGCGATTGCGCAAAAAGAAAACCAAGGCCGCCAAATCATTGATGAATGATCCAAACTTTTCACGTGCCGTAAGGTTGGCTCATAATGCTGAGAAAAATGGTTGGGAACATCCAAAACTCAGAACTTTGGCCGAAATCCTTAAAAAGGAATTGGGTACAGGTGATGGTCAGACTACTCTTCAAACCACAAGATATGGTGATAAGAAAGATAAAAAAGCTTCAAAAGTCATTGTGTTTACTCAATTTAGGGATACATTGGAAATGATTCACGAAAAACTTGAAAGTGAAGGAATCAAATCTGCAAAATTCTTCGGTCAGGGAACTAAGGATGGCGAAAAGGGGTTGACTCAAAAGGAACAAAAGGAAATCATAAAGGCATTCCGAATGGGTGAATATGATGTTTTGATTTCAACCAGTGTTGCTGAAGAGGGTATTGATATTCCTGCTGTTGACCTGGTTGTATTGTATGAGCCTGTTCCATCTGAGGTGCGAATGATTCAGCGTCGTGGAAGAACCGGTCGTAAAAGAACCGGCCGTGTTAAAGTTTTAATTACAAACGGCACTCGTGATGAAGGTTATTACTGGTCTTCTGTAAGAAAAGAGAACAACATGAAAAACCAGTTGATAGATCCTAATGTTTTAAAGGAATTGAATGAATCTGCCGTTGCAAGAATGGATAATGAAAAAAGAGTTAAGGTAATTGATAAGCCTAAAGAAGAGAAATTGCCTTTGGTTTATGCAGATTCTCGTGAAGGAAACTCTAAAGTAATCAGATATTTGTCACAAATGGAAATGGATGTTAAAGTGCAATCAATGGCAGTTGCAGATTATCAGGTAAGTGATGAAGTGGCAATTGAGCGAAAAACCGCTAAAGATTTTGTAAGTTCAATGATTGACAAGCGCTTATTCAAACAGGCACGAGAACTTTCCGAAGAGTTCAAAAGACCTTTGATGATTCTTGAGGGGGATGACTTATACTCAGGCATGGTAAATCCAAATGCAATAAGGGGAACCATTGCATCAATTGCACTGGACTTTGGAATTAGCATTATACCAACTAGGGATGCTCAGGATACTGCAGCTATGATTAAACGTATTGCTATTCGAGAACAGTCTGGTGAAAAGGCTAATATTCAAATCCGTACTGATAAAAAACCGGTTAGCTTATGGGAACAGCAGCTATTTATTGTTGAATCCTTGCCTAGTATTGGTCCGGTCAATGCTAAAAATTTATTGGAGCATTTTGGTAGTGTTTCTGATGTATTTAATGCATCTGAAAGTGAATTAATGGAAGTTGAAGGTATTGGAAAAATCACTGCTCAAAGCATTCGTAAGGTTATTGATTCAAAATATTTGTATTTCAAAAAAGAAATTAAAGAGAAAAAACTTTTGTAA
- a CDS encoding Mur ligase family protein — MTKKTFGVIGVCGANGNLIARILEERGYDVIGTDLSSAEKCRFSKSLEGYDMELYYGETPDEFFEKSDYIVPPASLSKKSAIFKKIDKSLFELEDVIDNFHTEKPVFGITGTNGKTTTTTLLKKIAYDNGIEPAEHNLEKMQGNAEYIPILQSRLHGDVAILEVGTFGVPGTVKRIVECAEIQAGLITNITPDHLDSLGSFMDYAHVKGEFIGELNSKQLIVNGQDPTIMGLLREYDFNGDLITFGIDWMPESVNSKECVCGREIKVKEIISGCGYYFCPCGITTPQVDYIATNIDLKNRRFDLHTPDEKLEVQMSIDGLHNVYNVTGVIIAAHEFLKLPYDKILESVATFTGVEGRMEKVAEINSTEIYVDYAHNPAGVQTVLDQFEKLFGDFTCVITVSSESGHDGDLAIFNNALEYAKYVVPASAASQKIACELIRDDSSLTEKILFDHVDDFVKKGTLGASYDEVREGIEKALTMDCGLIVAIGEAATKFKSCVDDL, encoded by the coding sequence ATGACTAAAAAAACATTTGGAGTTATCGGCGTTTGCGGCGCAAATGGTAATTTGATTGCAAGAATACTTGAAGAGAGAGGATATGATGTAATTGGAACAGATTTGTCCTCTGCTGAAAAATGCAGATTTTCAAAATCTCTTGAAGGTTATGATATGGAATTGTATTATGGAGAAACTCCTGATGAATTTTTTGAAAAATCAGATTATATCGTACCTCCAGCAAGTCTATCTAAAAAATCAGCTATTTTCAAAAAGATAGACAAGTCATTGTTTGAATTGGAGGATGTAATAGATAATTTTCACACAGAAAAGCCAGTATTTGGAATAACGGGCACTAACGGAAAGACAACCACTACAACTCTTCTTAAAAAAATAGCCTATGACAATGGAATTGAACCTGCAGAACATAATCTGGAAAAGATGCAGGGAAATGCAGAATACATTCCAATTTTACAGTCAAGACTTCATGGGGATGTGGCCATTTTGGAAGTTGGAACCTTTGGGGTCCCTGGAACTGTTAAAAGAATTGTAGAATGTGCTGAAATACAGGCAGGATTGATAACCAATATCACTCCTGATCATTTGGATAGTCTTGGAAGCTTTATGGATTACGCTCATGTTAAGGGTGAATTCATTGGGGAATTGAACAGTAAACAGCTAATTGTCAACGGTCAGGATCCGACAATAATGGGTCTTTTAAGGGAATATGATTTCAACGGTGATTTGATAACATTTGGTATTGATTGGATGCCGGAAAGTGTCAATTCTAAAGAATGTGTATGTGGTCGTGAAATTAAAGTAAAGGAAATAATTTCCGGATGCGGATATTACTTCTGCCCATGCGGCATTACAACTCCTCAGGTGGATTATATTGCAACAAATATAGATTTGAAAAATCGTAGATTTGATTTGCACACTCCTGATGAGAAGTTGGAAGTTCAAATGTCAATTGACGGACTTCATAATGTCTATAATGTCACTGGTGTTATCATTGCAGCTCATGAATTTTTAAAATTGCCTTATGATAAAATTTTAGAGTCAGTTGCTACATTCACGGGCGTTGAGGGAAGAATGGAGAAAGTGGCTGAAATCAATTCCACGGAAATTTATGTTGACTATGCACACAATCCTGCTGGTGTTCAAACTGTTTTAGACCAATTTGAAAAATTATTCGGTGATTTTACTTGTGTAATTACTGTATCATCAGAATCAGGTCATGATGGGGATTTGGCAATATTCAACAATGCATTGGAATATGCAAAATATGTTGTTCCTGCATCAGCAGCATCACAAAAGATTGCTTGTGAACTTATTAGGGATGATTCTTCTTTAACTGAAAAAATATTATTTGATCATGTTGATGATTTCGTTAAGAAAGGAACCCTTGGAGCTAGCTATGATGAAGTTAGAGAGGGAATTGAAAAAGCATTAACTATGGATTGTGGTTTGATTGTAGCTATTGGTGAGGCTGCAACTAAATTCAAGTCATGTGTTGATGATTTATAG
- a CDS encoding Mur ligase family protein, producing MNYLVVGAGNASRPVARLLNHLGHNVIITDLKEITAFKSDVQRILLQMEGEGITLDLGNQNPSLEGIEAVYAPPTLPDSAPIAKLIKEYDVDVLTNEKFSKIVNDLIPVNIIGITGTMGKTTTTFITTSLFKQAGYKVWSCSSLVNNLVSEAIIDGIVKGKANDCDIAIFELPHGTIGLLDNLDIKIGLLTNIAEDHLSEFGGSLEKYQQRKLILERMSETFIANYSCFDIINPQRNDALYYALDENVDFKGTVGDESLTIEYDGDKFTTPFHMMSYFFENSVAASAVALTYGVKKEDIIDALSVFKGLPAHMEDVGNYNGRKVILDSAFLYDGMKITLDYFKDESVVLFLDHFDTLSVRDKAEVGELVSNYDIKTVIASGFNEVTQEIEMEAANELLDAITNPKIQKVAVENIEIAAAETFKYSKPGDIILHMGPLIAYDRLTTVEKIMKGLDEGSKKYD from the coding sequence ATGAATTATTTAGTTGTTGGTGCGGGAAATGCAAGTAGGCCTGTTGCAAGATTGCTTAATCATTTGGGACATAATGTAATTATAACTGATTTAAAAGAAATCACTGCTTTTAAAAGTGATGTTCAACGTATTTTACTTCAAATGGAAGGTGAAGGTATTACTTTGGATTTGGGAAATCAAAATCCGTCTTTGGAGGGTATTGAAGCTGTTTATGCTCCACCCACACTTCCTGATTCCGCCCCAATCGCTAAATTAATAAAAGAATATGATGTTGATGTATTGACTAATGAAAAATTCTCAAAAATTGTCAATGACTTAATACCTGTCAATATAATTGGCATAACTGGTACTATGGGTAAGACAACAACTACTTTTATCACAACCAGTCTTTTCAAACAGGCAGGATATAAAGTATGGTCATGTTCTTCACTTGTCAATAATCTTGTTTCTGAAGCCATTATTGATGGAATAGTTAAAGGAAAGGCTAATGACTGTGATATAGCTATTTTTGAACTTCCTCATGGAACCATTGGTCTATTGGATAATTTGGATATTAAAATAGGTCTTTTAACAAACATTGCAGAAGATCATCTGTCTGAGTTTGGTGGCTCTTTGGAAAAGTACCAGCAAAGAAAATTGATTCTTGAGAGGATGTCTGAAACATTCATCGCAAACTACTCATGTTTTGATATAATAAATCCTCAAAGAAACGATGCATTATATTATGCTTTAGATGAAAATGTTGATTTTAAAGGTACTGTCGGCGATGAATCATTGACTATTGAATATGATGGTGACAAGTTTACTACGCCCTTCCATATGATGAGCTACTTTTTTGAAAATTCCGTTGCAGCAAGTGCTGTGGCATTAACATATGGTGTTAAAAAAGAAGATATTATTGATGCATTATCTGTATTTAAAGGCTTGCCTGCACATATGGAGGATGTGGGAAACTACAATGGAAGAAAGGTGATTCTTGACTCAGCATTCTTATACGATGGGATGAAAATTACATTGGATTACTTTAAGGATGAAAGTGTAGTTTTATTCCTTGATCACTTTGATACATTGTCCGTTCGTGACAAGGCTGAAGTTGGTGAACTTGTAAGCAATTATGATATTAAGACAGTAATCGCCAGTGGATTCAATGAAGTTACTCAAGAGATAGAAATGGAAGCTGCCAATGAATTATTGGATGCAATTACCAATCCTAAGATTCAAAAAGTTGCAGTAGAAAACATAGAAATTGCAGCTGCTGAAACGTTTAAATATTCCAAACCTGGAGACATAATTCTTCATATGGGACCTCTTATAGCATATGACAGATTAACCACTGTAGAAAAGATTATGAAAGGGCTTGATGAAGGAAGTAAAAAGTATGACTAA